The genomic interval TCATCCGCTCCCCTAACGTCTCCTGCCTGGTTCGAGGCTGCAAGCCGTTCCTCCCCTGGCAAAAATGGCGGAAAAAGCAGGCCCCCCGCCGTCGGGAGCTTGCCAGCGCTCGGCCGAGCCGCTACCACGCCGAGCCGAGCCCAACATGCGTCGCGCTCTCGCCTCCTTGCTCGTGTTTTCCGCCCTCGGCGCGGCCGCCTGTGGCCCCAAGAAGCCGGCGGACAACCCCCTGCACTACACGGAGAACGCCAAGCGCGCCTACGACGAGGCCTTGGACGCCTTCTTCGATCACGACTGGGAGCTGACCATCGAGCTGATGAAAGAGGTCAAGCGCAAGTACGGCTACAGCCGCTACGCCCGCTTGGCGGATCTCCGCATCGCCGATGCCATGTATCACCAGGAAAAGTTTCCGGAGGCGATGGGCGCCTACAAGGCCTTCGTCCACGACTACCCGAACGATCCCGAAGTGCCCTACGCGCGCTATCGCGTCGCCAAGAGCTTGTTCGAGCAGTCGAGCCAGTCGATCTTGCTGCCGCCGCTGGAAGAGCGCGATCTCGCCAGCGTGCACGACGCCTACACCACCATTCAGGCGTTCCTGCAGGACTACCCGACGTACAAGCACAGCCGGGAGCTCGAGTTCATGCTCGAGAGCGTGGCCGGACTCCTGGCGCGGCACGAGCTCTACGTCGCGCGCTTCTACCTGAACGAGGACAACTTCGAAGCGGCGGTGGCCCGCTGCCAGTACGCTCTCCGCCACTACGAGGGCTCGGGGCTCGAAG from Polyangiaceae bacterium carries:
- a CDS encoding tetratricopeptide repeat protein, with amino-acid sequence MRRALASLLVFSALGAAACGPKKPADNPLHYTENAKRAYDEALDAFFDHDWELTIELMKEVKRKYGYSRYARLADLRIADAMYHQEKFPEAMGAYKAFVHDYPNDPEVPYARYRVAKSLFEQSSQSILLPPLEERDLASVHDAYTTIQAFLQDYPTYKHSRELEFMLESVAGLLARHELYVARFYLNEDNFEAAVARCQYALRHYEGSGLEAEAMVLLGETYMKMKHRRKARAVLEQMLALYPDSPFVLPAKNFLKLLGGNPESIRPAPPEATAPLGAKAAPESLE